Proteins from one Paenibacillus amylolyticus genomic window:
- a CDS encoding DUF1877 family protein codes for MGMSGRYLVVTKELIESIKSGEISVHDCAVDLDIDKTWQMLQFTLNGNLVEGEPPLGYVVPLAGEQYLGNYSDMDLFLLSNEQVLEAYMALEQLTREELKQRYSLDQMIAEGVYPVMEDWDAEETFQEIVQTADDVQALFQATGDSGNGIVFYVF; via the coding sequence ATGGGGATGTCCGGCAGATATCTTGTGGTCACGAAGGAGTTAATTGAATCCATCAAGTCAGGTGAGATCAGTGTGCATGATTGTGCAGTTGATCTGGATATTGATAAAACATGGCAGATGCTTCAATTCACGCTGAACGGGAATTTGGTAGAAGGGGAACCGCCCCTTGGCTATGTAGTGCCTCTCGCAGGTGAGCAATACTTGGGAAACTACTCGGACATGGATCTGTTCCTGCTCAGTAATGAACAGGTGTTGGAAGCCTACATGGCATTGGAGCAGCTCACACGAGAAGAATTAAAGCAGCGGTATAGTCTGGACCAGATGATCGCGGAAGGCGTCTATCCTGTCATGGAAGATTGGGATGCGGAAGAGACATTTCAGGAGATCGTTCAGACTGCGGATGATGTCCAGGCCCTATTTCAGGCAACGGGTGATAGTGGGAACGGGATTGTCTTTTATGTTTTCTAA
- a CDS encoding zinc ribbon domain-containing protein YjdM, with protein sequence MSNLPNCPKCNSEYTYEDGNLLVCPECAHEWSLEADNESAEDAKVIRDANGNVLNDGDTVTVIKDLKVKGSSLVVKQGTKVKNIRLIDGDHDIDCKIDSLGAMKLKSEFVKKI encoded by the coding sequence ATGTCTAATTTGCCTAACTGCCCGAAATGCAATTCGGAGTACACGTACGAGGATGGTAACCTGCTGGTATGCCCGGAGTGTGCACATGAATGGTCTTTGGAAGCAGACAATGAGAGCGCAGAGGATGCAAAAGTCATCCGTGATGCCAACGGAAATGTGCTGAATGATGGTGATACCGTTACGGTCATTAAAGATCTGAAGGTTAAAGGTAGCTCGCTTGTGGTTAAACAGGGCACGAAGGTGAAGAATATCCGTCTGATTGATGGGGATCATGATATCGACTGCAAAATCGATAGCCTAGGTGCGATGAAGTTGAAATCCGAGTTCGTGAAAAAGATATAA
- a CDS encoding nucleotide excision repair endonuclease, with protein sequence MINITVPTPDVTITKQVDPQLSHIYGFTDFHLITRELGGIFMFYNAAGELLFVGKARKLRPRIKKHFEDTVSPIKNHREEVTKIEVCVIEDPVDREIYETYIINTMRAKYNVDKVLYK encoded by the coding sequence TTGATTAATATTACCGTGCCAACACCAGATGTAACCATTACCAAGCAGGTTGATCCACAGCTTAGCCACATTTATGGATTCACTGATTTTCACCTGATTACCCGGGAGCTGGGCGGGATTTTCATGTTTTACAATGCCGCTGGAGAGCTGTTGTTTGTCGGGAAAGCACGAAAATTAAGACCCCGCATCAAAAAGCATTTTGAAGATACCGTATCCCCAATCAAGAACCACCGCGAGGAAGTAACGAAGATTGAAGTGTGCGTGATTGAAGATCCCGTAGATCGTGAAATTTACGAGACCTATATCATTAACACCATGCGTGCGAAATACAATGTAGACAAAGTGTTGTACAAATAA
- a CDS encoding VanZ family protein codes for MSSYVFPVQTAFFIFVVAAMFLLVPWLIYGYRKDGFFSWSRFGVSFSFIFYILAAYCLVILPFPTTRNTCAQQAADTIYYNLIPLTFVKDIMKETPIVWSQPSSYLSMIQGRAFLQVLFNVLLLMPLGVYIRYFFQKRAFWKYALLGGFGLSLFFEMTQITGFYGYYNCPYRLFDVDDLLLNTSGTVIGFFTAPILLALFPSRASIQAKSEQIVEQNRVYPVPQLLALLIDGAVVVLISNVLSIFTPSDVIQGALNTSIAMVIVLFFIPWVRNGTTPGSAILRFRYVNRQSGSPTIKSLFKRLIALYTPWFVITIIRWVHDYAFTSNEDVMLRPYQILLSLGTVGVYMLVYAVLFVHVLIVLFSRGKRSFYFDEVSHTQASRK; via the coding sequence ATGTCCTCATATGTTTTTCCTGTACAAACGGCTTTTTTCATCTTTGTTGTTGCAGCCATGTTCTTGCTGGTGCCGTGGTTGATCTATGGTTATCGCAAAGACGGCTTCTTTAGCTGGTCGCGGTTTGGCGTCAGCTTTTCCTTTATTTTTTATATTCTGGCTGCCTATTGCCTCGTTATTCTCCCGTTTCCAACGACGCGAAATACCTGTGCGCAGCAAGCCGCTGACACGATCTACTACAATCTGATTCCACTCACATTTGTCAAAGACATCATGAAAGAAACACCCATTGTATGGTCTCAGCCATCCAGCTATCTCAGCATGATTCAGGGCAGAGCCTTTCTGCAAGTTCTATTTAACGTCCTGCTTCTCATGCCGCTGGGTGTTTATATCCGTTATTTTTTTCAAAAGAGAGCCTTCTGGAAGTACGCCCTGCTTGGTGGATTCGGGCTTTCCTTATTTTTCGAGATGACCCAGATCACCGGATTCTACGGGTATTATAATTGTCCTTACCGTCTCTTCGATGTGGATGATCTGTTATTAAATACTTCAGGAACGGTCATTGGATTCTTCACAGCGCCCATCCTGCTTGCCTTATTCCCATCCCGTGCAAGCATTCAGGCGAAGAGCGAACAGATTGTGGAGCAAAATCGCGTATATCCCGTACCACAACTGCTTGCATTGCTTATCGACGGTGCAGTAGTCGTGCTGATTAGCAATGTGTTGTCCATCTTCACCCCGTCCGATGTAATTCAAGGAGCACTGAATACATCCATTGCGATGGTCATCGTGCTGTTCTTCATTCCATGGGTACGGAACGGAACAACACCAGGCTCAGCTATTCTGCGCTTCCGATATGTGAATCGCCAGAGCGGCTCACCGACCATCAAATCATTATTTAAAAGGCTGATTGCACTTTACACGCCTTGGTTCGTGATTACAATCATCCGCTGGGTCCATGATTATGCCTTCACCAGTAATGAGGATGTTATGCTCCGGCCTTATCAAATATTGCTTTCCCTGGGAACAGTCGGTGTCTATATGTTAGTCTACGCCGTGCTCTTTGTTCATGTCTTGATCGTGCTCTTCTCCCGTGGGAAACGTTCCTTCTACTTCGATGAGGTGTCCCACACGCAGGCCTCTCGTAAATAA
- a CDS encoding TetR/AcrR family transcriptional regulator, which produces MKDLNSGSMESAHTVTTFQEARLQHSDNLRQNIVHAAAALLQEHGPEAVTVRRVAERMECSTKIIYNLFGKKEGLAKHLYLEGCSLMAQRFEAMPRQASFEQYFRDLAYVYWDFGISQSSFYQLMFGGSFSEFKPDGETLQGTATALKQVSALVETAIEQGMLQVQDPLLAVRMIWAPLHGVIHLYLGGHIESEEAAKTLYDHTLSMVIHSLVSASAKG; this is translated from the coding sequence ATGAAGGATCTTAATTCGGGTTCCATGGAATCTGCACATACGGTAACAACTTTTCAGGAAGCCAGACTCCAGCATTCGGATAATCTGCGGCAAAATATCGTGCATGCTGCGGCGGCTTTACTTCAGGAGCATGGACCAGAAGCCGTCACGGTACGCCGTGTAGCTGAACGCATGGAGTGCTCCACCAAAATCATATATAACCTTTTTGGCAAAAAAGAAGGGCTCGCCAAGCATTTATACCTAGAGGGATGCTCCCTCATGGCTCAGCGATTCGAAGCTATGCCCCGGCAGGCATCGTTCGAACAATATTTCCGTGATCTGGCCTACGTCTATTGGGACTTTGGCATTTCACAATCCAGCTTTTATCAGCTGATGTTTGGAGGATCTTTTTCCGAATTCAAACCGGATGGAGAGACTTTGCAGGGAACAGCGACGGCTCTGAAGCAAGTGTCTGCATTGGTGGAGACCGCCATTGAACAGGGAATGCTTCAGGTGCAAGATCCCCTGCTTGCGGTACGAATGATCTGGGCTCCCTTACACGGTGTTATACATCTGTATCTGGGAGGCCATATTGAGAGCGAAGAAGCTGCCAAGACTCTCTATGATCATACGTTGTCCATGGTTATACACTCCCTTGTTAGTGCATCTGCAAAGGGATAA
- a CDS encoding HAD family hydrolase, protein MQDETYVEGLTIPIEAILFDKDGTLLDFTRMWGFWTDCVLGGFRDQLATRGLCINTEEFPQIWGTFHDDQGRMNGYDVRGPLAMGTMDEVYAVLTWHGYRAGLSWAEAKMMVRECLAQAEEEMEKHRPARPLPGVREFLEQCRSEGVVMGVVTADDTPSAVKHLQWMGLDSFFDVVIGTDLVERGKPFPDMFLLACERLGIPVQHTVVIGDTDGDMEMARTAGAGYRIGIGEPGRIHLADRTIQSFHELLNGGLKR, encoded by the coding sequence ATGCAAGATGAAACGTATGTGGAAGGATTAACAATTCCGATTGAAGCCATATTGTTCGACAAGGACGGAACATTACTTGATTTTACGCGCATGTGGGGGTTCTGGACTGATTGTGTGTTGGGTGGCTTCAGAGATCAGCTGGCTACCCGAGGACTGTGTATCAATACAGAGGAATTTCCACAGATCTGGGGTACATTCCACGATGACCAAGGCCGAATGAATGGGTATGACGTGCGAGGGCCGCTTGCAATGGGAACTATGGATGAAGTGTACGCCGTGTTAACATGGCATGGATATCGTGCGGGTCTCAGCTGGGCGGAAGCCAAGATGATGGTTCGGGAGTGTTTGGCGCAAGCAGAGGAAGAGATGGAGAAGCATCGCCCGGCACGTCCATTACCGGGAGTTCGGGAATTTCTTGAACAGTGTCGCAGCGAAGGCGTGGTTATGGGTGTCGTGACGGCAGATGATACACCTAGTGCAGTCAAGCACTTGCAGTGGATGGGGCTGGATTCCTTTTTTGACGTGGTGATTGGTACGGATTTGGTGGAGCGGGGGAAACCTTTCCCCGATATGTTTCTGCTTGCATGTGAACGGTTGGGAATACCTGTACAGCATACGGTGGTTATTGGAGATACGGACGGAGACATGGAGATGGCACGAACTGCTGGTGCGGGGTACAGGATTGGCATTGGAGAACCGGGAAGAATCCATTTGGCGGACAGGACAATTCAATCCTTCCATGAATTGCTGAATGGTGGGCTGAAACGATGA
- a CDS encoding D-alanine--D-alanine ligase, with amino-acid sequence MKVGVIMGGTSSERAISLLTGQEMIANLNRDRYEVVPIELNTKRDLIDKSAGIDVALLALHGKYGEDGTVQGTLESLGIPYTGCGVLASSVCMDKDMSKQLMQQAGVLTGEWLRVSHMEELSSITVQQLTYPVVVKPNSGGSSIGTQVVKEASALPAAVEAALAWDDTVMIEQYIEGEEITCAILDGKMLPVISIRSNAAFFDYASKYDDHGADEQVVQLPVDLHHRVEAAALACYQVLKCSVYARVDMMIREGLPYVLEVNTLPGLTRNSLLPKSAAAAGISFAELLDSIIELSLKERPKEDTTL; translated from the coding sequence ATGAAAGTTGGCGTGATTATGGGCGGTACATCTTCAGAGCGGGCTATATCCCTGCTCACGGGACAGGAGATGATTGCGAATCTGAATAGAGATAGATACGAGGTAGTGCCCATTGAACTGAATACCAAACGCGATCTGATCGACAAGTCGGCGGGGATCGATGTGGCACTGCTTGCCTTGCATGGTAAATACGGCGAAGACGGTACGGTTCAGGGCACACTGGAATCCCTGGGGATTCCCTACACGGGCTGTGGTGTGCTGGCAAGCAGCGTGTGCATGGATAAAGACATGTCCAAACAGCTCATGCAGCAGGCAGGTGTCCTTACCGGAGAATGGCTGCGGGTGAGCCATATGGAGGAACTGTCTTCCATTACGGTTCAACAATTAACGTACCCCGTGGTGGTCAAACCCAATTCAGGCGGTTCCAGCATTGGTACCCAAGTGGTGAAGGAAGCTTCCGCCCTGCCCGCTGCTGTAGAGGCTGCCCTGGCCTGGGATGATACGGTCATGATTGAACAGTATATCGAAGGTGAAGAGATTACCTGTGCCATTCTGGATGGCAAGATGCTGCCGGTGATCTCCATTCGTTCGAACGCTGCATTTTTCGATTATGCGTCCAAATACGATGACCACGGAGCCGATGAGCAGGTAGTGCAATTGCCTGTGGACCTTCACCATCGCGTCGAAGCTGCGGCCCTGGCCTGCTATCAGGTGCTCAAATGCAGCGTCTACGCTCGCGTGGATATGATGATTCGGGAAGGCTTGCCGTATGTGCTTGAAGTGAACACGCTGCCGGGTCTTACCCGTAACAGTCTGCTGCCCAAAAGTGCAGCCGCTGCAGGCATTTCTTTTGCAGAGCTACTGGATTCCATTATTGAACTTTCATTGAAGGAAAGACCCAAGGAGGATACAACATTATGA
- a CDS encoding SDR family oxidoreductase, protein MLKDQQQWALITGASSGIGEVFALELASKGKNIVLVARTESKLVQLAQRIERTYQVRAEVIVSDLSHIDAPQSVYEECRNRGIHVDILINNAGFATHGCFEQLDGSRQQEEIMLNVLALTNMSHLFLPGMLQKRNGAVINVASTAAFQPDPYMAVYGATKAYVLSFTEALYEENRKRGVQFLALCPGSTETSFFDVVGADEASVGKRDTPEHVVDVAMRALASGKPYAVPGARNYWTAQFTRLVPRKLMLRIVGSMLRPRSKGSKAENIHV, encoded by the coding sequence ATGTTAAAGGATCAACAACAATGGGCACTTATTACAGGTGCATCATCAGGTATTGGGGAAGTTTTTGCACTTGAACTGGCTTCCAAGGGTAAAAATATCGTGCTGGTAGCGAGAACAGAGTCCAAACTGGTTCAATTGGCACAACGAATAGAGCGTACATATCAAGTAAGGGCTGAGGTGATCGTATCGGATCTGTCTCACATCGATGCACCTCAGAGCGTATATGAGGAATGTCGGAATAGGGGGATACACGTTGATATACTGATCAACAATGCTGGATTTGCTACTCATGGATGTTTTGAACAACTGGATGGTTCAAGGCAACAGGAAGAGATTATGTTAAATGTGCTCGCCTTGACGAACATGTCGCATCTTTTCTTGCCAGGCATGTTGCAGAAGCGAAATGGCGCTGTCATTAATGTCGCGTCAACGGCTGCCTTTCAACCTGATCCGTATATGGCTGTGTATGGAGCGACGAAGGCGTATGTACTTTCTTTTACGGAGGCATTGTACGAAGAAAACAGGAAGCGTGGCGTTCAATTTTTAGCGTTATGTCCGGGTTCAACCGAGACTTCGTTCTTTGATGTAGTGGGTGCTGATGAAGCCTCTGTGGGCAAACGTGATACACCTGAGCATGTCGTGGACGTAGCCATGAGGGCACTAGCGTCAGGCAAACCTTATGCTGTGCCAGGAGCCAGGAATTACTGGACAGCGCAGTTCACCCGCCTTGTGCCTCGCAAGTTGATGTTGCGAATTGTAGGAAGTATGCTTCGTCCACGTTCGAAGGGTAGTAAGGCAGAAAATATTCACGTTTGA
- a CDS encoding multidrug efflux SMR transporter — translation MTNSHGYLGWVLLALAIGLELSATILLKVSDGFSRLWPSVMMFVCYGASFTFLNFAVKYMPLAVAYAIWSGVGITLIGVVGHYFFGERLRLTSMVWIGFILIGIIGLKWSDS, via the coding sequence ATGACGAACAGTCACGGCTACTTGGGCTGGGTACTGTTGGCGCTAGCCATCGGTCTAGAGCTGAGCGCTACCATTTTGCTAAAAGTATCGGATGGATTCTCGCGGTTATGGCCGTCAGTGATGATGTTTGTCTGTTATGGCGCAAGTTTTACCTTTCTCAATTTTGCAGTGAAGTATATGCCGCTGGCTGTGGCCTATGCGATCTGGTCTGGCGTGGGCATTACGCTTATTGGCGTTGTGGGGCATTATTTTTTTGGTGAACGTCTGCGGCTCACGTCGATGGTATGGATCGGTTTTATTCTGATTGGCATTATTGGACTGAAATGGAGTGATTCTTGA
- a CDS encoding metallophosphoesterase, whose protein sequence is MPDIRYTVGNHDIGAVIWQDLPIVLLEMKEDDVAELLEQEADMERVTTQTAAESAALIEQLSGGTYTLSAALSGQDGQDGRPISSGVDPITVAGLWQRRLSDFEARTGMKGSYHDHWIDGYHYIFLGTEQPHPKDCDMSDEQLAWLDARLSERAAPDHPIFLFLHQPLMDTVAGSMKEQGWYGVNQDAELKAVLAKYPQAILFSGHTHWQLEAQHTMYDGAGHMPTMFNASSVGYLWTDQDEHLEGSEGLHVEIYKDRVVVKGRDFVAGEWIEGAEYTVPYPRDPKVPRET, encoded by the coding sequence TTGCCGGACATCCGGTACACGGTAGGTAATCATGATATTGGAGCCGTGATATGGCAAGATCTGCCGATCGTTTTGCTTGAGATGAAAGAGGACGATGTAGCCGAGCTGTTGGAGCAAGAAGCAGATATGGAACGGGTCACAACACAAACTGCTGCTGAATCAGCTGCACTGATTGAGCAACTATCCGGCGGGACTTATACGTTGTCTGCTGCACTTTCGGGGCAGGATGGTCAGGATGGGCGACCAATCTCTTCAGGAGTCGACCCCATTACGGTTGCCGGGTTATGGCAACGTCGGTTGAGTGATTTTGAAGCGAGAACCGGCATGAAGGGCTCTTACCACGATCACTGGATCGATGGGTATCATTATATATTCCTGGGCACTGAGCAACCTCACCCGAAGGATTGTGATATGTCGGATGAACAGTTGGCGTGGCTGGATGCGAGACTGTCTGAACGTGCAGCGCCAGATCATCCGATATTTCTGTTCTTGCACCAGCCGCTGATGGATACGGTAGCAGGATCAATGAAAGAGCAGGGTTGGTATGGTGTGAATCAGGATGCGGAACTAAAGGCGGTTCTGGCTAAATACCCGCAAGCAATCCTCTTCTCGGGGCATACCCATTGGCAACTGGAAGCACAGCATACGATGTACGATGGTGCGGGCCACATGCCAACTATGTTTAATGCTTCGTCCGTAGGTTATCTCTGGACGGATCAGGATGAGCATCTGGAGGGCAGTGAAGGCCTTCATGTGGAGATTTATAAGGATCGGGTGGTTGTGAAGGGGCGGGATTTTGTCGCGGGCGAATGGATCGAGGGTGCTGAGTATACGGTTCCTTATCCACGAGACCCTAAAGTTCCACGTGAAACGTAG
- a CDS encoding class I SAM-dependent methyltransferase, producing MKRDHIIEYYSGFDEWGRLEREPIEFIINMHYIKACLPATGHILDNGAGPGKYAMELARLGYQVTLSDLTPSSVDTARQKAQEFGLTKQFNGFHVLDATSLSGMADETYDASLMLGPLYHLQTEEERTAAVRELYRVTKRGGVVFVAMQSRMRMSINSLQSPQHWKPNDHMGAISSFVEKVFSIIRIKADLRGHIILIFRTLRHSWRNTDLKPLISLVHPVFGPCLRTSSNNTGKNVASMMNSFNI from the coding sequence ATGAAGAGAGATCACATTATTGAATATTATTCCGGGTTTGATGAGTGGGGGAGATTGGAGCGGGAACCAATTGAGTTTATCATTAACATGCACTACATCAAGGCGTGTCTCCCCGCTACGGGTCATATTCTGGATAATGGCGCAGGACCGGGGAAGTATGCCATGGAACTGGCGAGGCTGGGGTACCAGGTCACATTATCGGATCTGACACCGTCCTCGGTGGATACTGCACGGCAAAAGGCTCAGGAGTTCGGTTTGACAAAGCAATTTAATGGGTTTCATGTTCTCGATGCCACATCGCTCTCCGGTATGGCTGACGAAACGTATGATGCTTCCCTTATGCTGGGGCCGTTATATCATCTGCAGACAGAGGAGGAGCGGACGGCTGCTGTACGGGAGTTGTACCGGGTGACCAAGCGGGGAGGCGTGGTATTTGTAGCGATGCAAAGCCGTATGCGCATGAGTATCAATTCGCTGCAATCCCCGCAGCATTGGAAGCCGAATGATCATATGGGAGCCATCTCTTCTTTTGTGGAAAAGGTATTTTCGATCATCAGGATCAAGGCCGATTTACGGGGGCATATTATTTTAATATTCAGGACGTTACGCCATTCATGGAGGAACACGGATTTGAAACCGTTGATCTCATTGGTTCATCCAGTCTTTGGGCCATGCTTACGGACGAGCAGCAACAACACTGGAAAGAACGTGGCGAGTATGATGAACTCATTCAATATATGA
- a CDS encoding GNAT family N-acetyltransferase: MSLDVTIRHSSPTDLQDMVILMDQLGYPTTFAEMEVRYTHIAADANFTTLVAEVRGRVVGLIGLQTSYLYEKNGRHCRIVALVVHDKFRGSGIGRQLILEAEQWAATHNVDSLSLNSANRPERDAAHQFYRQMGFTAGSTGFSKKPQILQHT, from the coding sequence ATGAGCCTGGATGTGACGATTAGACATAGCTCCCCTACCGATCTGCAAGATATGGTCATTCTGATGGATCAGCTCGGTTACCCCACCACGTTCGCCGAGATGGAGGTGCGCTATACGCACATTGCTGCAGACGCAAACTTTACGACACTGGTAGCTGAGGTACGCGGACGCGTAGTTGGACTGATCGGATTACAGACGTCTTATCTGTACGAAAAGAACGGAAGACACTGCCGCATCGTGGCATTGGTTGTACACGACAAGTTCAGAGGCTCAGGCATCGGCCGTCAGCTCATTCTTGAAGCTGAGCAATGGGCAGCCACGCATAACGTGGACTCCCTGTCTCTGAACAGTGCCAATCGCCCGGAACGTGACGCTGCACATCAATTCTATCGTCAGATGGGCTTCACAGCCGGAAGCACCGGTTTTAGCAAAAAGCCGCAGATTCTACAGCACACTTAA
- a CDS encoding DUF4385 domain-containing protein, whose product MKKFDYSLNYEELDLRKHPELYTVGRGEQGVLMVEPYKGEILPHWRFKTPEIATESSEKIYELFLEYKKKGDFVGMDMARKFLQMGYTRARRYTNHKGGRKYSKEDGSILPYQNDKVKAEAAAIFKAQWEIAKTDPDYLKMKKEHREKHESEEA is encoded by the coding sequence ATGAAAAAATTTGATTACAGTCTCAATTATGAAGAGCTTGATCTGCGCAAACATCCTGAGCTGTACACCGTAGGGCGGGGTGAGCAGGGTGTGCTGATGGTAGAACCGTACAAAGGCGAAATTCTGCCACACTGGCGATTCAAAACACCCGAGATCGCGACAGAGTCATCGGAGAAGATCTATGAGCTATTTTTGGAGTATAAGAAAAAGGGGGATTTCGTGGGTATGGATATGGCTCGCAAATTTCTCCAGATGGGCTATACACGGGCCAGACGGTATACGAATCACAAAGGCGGACGCAAATATTCGAAGGAGGATGGCTCCATCTTGCCCTATCAGAATGATAAGGTGAAGGCAGAAGCTGCAGCCATATTCAAAGCACAATGGGAGATTGCCAAGACGGACCCAGACTATCTGAAGATGAAGAAGGAGCATCGGGAAAAGCATGAGTCTGAGGAGGCGTAG
- a CDS encoding copper amine oxidase N-terminal domain-containing protein — protein sequence MAVPLVLLMVILTGCQAVGGVDVGKAMANGASIKSGESRQSMHINVEPAKAFATDEDLEIIELINSISLDIDQAKMKDAKTASIKGTLSMEGTKLPFHLSMNESQLVLDLDGAQKPLYISLDTFQEEQALPMVDTKALEKQLEEISPKLFSFVLKHLSNPQNISVTPVQESVNGEALSLSKLHLEISGEEMLAMVKPFLTSISKDEQGLKDLIGDLYDVFYPVFEAVNEVEGGEDETLNSIIPESKDEAVASLYAMIKVGLDSMLVNYDQELTNLLNDTPEFKTVFGTDTKLKLDFYLDSKLDIRKQNFELKVALPASEDLPVNAVTVSGNSEQWNIGGTVAVDEVDISGGVMDVMKDDITPGQMLRNFDSNSLAYRLLKDEAGITSKSVLLFPDDEYAGAITVKNTTFVPLRYVSEELDAEVKWTKGSNQIVVIDDITGDEIVLTVGSKKATVAGKEVTMVEAAYVGKDGKTYVPLRFVAESLGATVDKEQETGWIYIDRP from the coding sequence ATGGCAGTGCCACTTGTATTATTAATGGTTATTCTTACAGGATGTCAGGCTGTGGGTGGAGTAGATGTTGGCAAAGCCATGGCGAATGGCGCGAGTATCAAGTCCGGTGAATCCAGACAATCCATGCATATAAACGTAGAACCGGCTAAGGCATTTGCGACAGATGAAGACCTTGAAATAATTGAACTCATTAACTCCATATCCCTGGATATTGATCAAGCCAAAATGAAAGATGCGAAGACAGCATCGATCAAAGGCACACTGAGCATGGAGGGAACGAAGTTGCCTTTCCACCTGTCCATGAATGAGTCCCAATTGGTTCTTGATCTGGACGGAGCCCAGAAACCGCTGTACATATCTCTGGATACGTTCCAGGAAGAACAGGCTCTTCCAATGGTAGATACGAAGGCTCTGGAGAAACAACTCGAGGAAATCTCGCCTAAACTGTTCTCTTTTGTCCTGAAGCATCTGTCCAATCCACAGAACATTTCCGTAACACCGGTACAGGAATCCGTGAATGGCGAAGCACTTAGCCTCTCCAAGCTGCACCTGGAGATCAGTGGTGAAGAGATGCTTGCCATGGTTAAACCGTTCCTGACGAGCATTTCGAAGGATGAGCAAGGGCTGAAAGATCTGATTGGTGATCTGTACGATGTGTTCTACCCTGTATTTGAAGCTGTGAATGAGGTTGAAGGCGGGGAAGATGAAACGCTGAATTCCATCATTCCTGAATCGAAAGATGAAGCAGTGGCTTCACTGTATGCCATGATCAAAGTGGGACTGGACAGCATGCTGGTCAATTATGATCAAGAGCTGACCAACCTGTTGAATGATACCCCTGAATTCAAAACGGTATTTGGCACAGATACCAAACTGAAATTGGATTTCTATCTCGACAGCAAGCTGGATATTCGCAAGCAAAACTTTGAACTGAAAGTAGCGCTTCCGGCTTCCGAAGATCTGCCAGTGAACGCTGTAACCGTGAGTGGAAACAGTGAGCAGTGGAATATCGGTGGAACGGTTGCAGTCGATGAAGTGGATATATCGGGCGGCGTTATGGATGTGATGAAGGATGATATTACGCCTGGACAGATGCTGCGCAATTTCGATTCCAATTCACTAGCATACCGATTGCTCAAAGATGAAGCCGGAATCACGAGTAAAAGTGTATTGCTCTTCCCGGATGATGAGTACGCTGGAGCAATTACCGTGAAGAATACAACCTTCGTTCCGCTTCGCTACGTGTCTGAGGAATTGGATGCTGAAGTGAAATGGACGAAAGGCTCGAATCAGATCGTTGTCATTGACGACATCACGGGTGATGAGATTGTCCTGACCGTAGGTTCCAAGAAAGCAACCGTTGCCGGTAAAGAAGTAACCATGGTGGAAGCTGCCTATGTAGGCAAGGACGGCAAGACATATGTGCCGCTGCGCTTTGTGGCTGAATCCCTTGGAGCTACTGTAGATAAGGAACAAGAAACAGGCTGGATTTACATTGACCGTCCTTAA